AGGCCGAGGAATCGGTCCCGACCGGACAGCTCGAGGCGTGCCAGCGATGCGGTCGCGAGCAGGGTCTCGTCGGCAAGTACGACATCTGGCTGTGTCGCCAGTGCTTCCGAGAGATCTCTCGGGGCATGGGATTCAAGAAGTACAGCTAACTATG
Above is a genomic segment from Halomicrobium sp. LC1Hm containing:
- a CDS encoding 30S ribosomal protein S14, whose product is MSESESETEAEESVPTGQLEACQRCGREQGLVGKYDIWLCRQCFREISRGMGFKKYS